The Rhodamnia argentea isolate NSW1041297 chromosome 10, ASM2092103v1, whole genome shotgun sequence sequence gtTTAATATACAATGCGGCCGAcgagcttttaatttattcaatgtggtccctgaattttagcttaatgtgcaatgttgtccaTGAATTTGTTATACGTGTTCAATTCGGTCCCTGGATTACATGAAGATATTCGATGTTGTCATTGAACTTGAACGCCAGGTCGAGCCGGTATGACGACGCGGTATAGTTCCAATAGACTTGATTAATGGAAGGACGATCAAAGtgaagtttaagactaaattgaccaaaattgaaCAGGTTAGGTCTAAATGGTCCGAAGCTTCACTGCTACAATACTTCCTCACATATCAATGTCGTAGAGATCAATGTTCGAGGACATTTAGATAAACATTCTAATTGATCCTGAATAACTTATCAATTTTAATATCATGTTAGACACGTTTAAACATTACCAGAAATTACACTCGAAGTGTCAAAATAGGAATATGAATCCACGGATAGGGTGGTCTCATTTGGCTGACAAGGAAATGAAAACCCTACGCACGACTTTGGTTTTTAACTCTATCTATATAGCACGAGAAGTTGCCATTTGAGGCAAAGTACAAAGCGAGGGAGCTTCGATCCTGTCTAAAAATGCACATCCAACGTCGATCTCATGATAAAAACAATAAGGTAGAAAGAAGACGAGCTTTCTCATCTGATGTGTGGATTCAAATCAAAGAGATAAGATCAACCACATGGTGTGGGGTCTCAATCCATAACGAGTGTGCAGGTCTCACATGCAATCTTCACCCATTTGCGAGGCACTTCCATACCTTCTCCCGCCTATAAATAAGCTTGGAAGGAAGCATTCCCTTCTCATCAACGACTCCTGAAAAGGGTACGAAGAACACTTCTCTTTCTTGAGAGCTCTTCACTTGTTTTCGAGGGGACAGACAAAAAAGGGAGAACAGATGAGTTCGAGAGTTTTCATTTTGCTGGGTGTTTTGGTCGCTTGtgttcttctcatctcctcggAGGTGTCTGCAAGAGAATTGGCTGGGACTACGTCCAAGGAAGAACATGGTGAGCTCTTTCGCATGACGTTCCTTCTTGACCCATCTCCCTATTTCTGAAGCACTGCAATTGTTTAATTTCATGGAAATAGTATGATATGATTAGGGTTCAATCGACAGTGCTCAAACATTTCTTCGCCCACCATGGGATAATCCTAATCATGAGTACCTAGAACTGAAGAACTAAAGCCTGGTTAAACTTTCGCTTTTCTGTGTGCAGCGACATCCGCCGCGACCACAGAGACGAATGATGTAAATGATGCGAAGTACGGCGGGTACGGAGGAGGATACccgggcggcggcggtggaggataccatggcggcggcggcggcggaggataccatggcggcggcggcggtggaggataccatggcggcggtggtggaggaggtCACTGCCGCTACGGTTGCTGTGGTGGCAGAGGAGGATACTACGGCGGAGGTTGCAGATGCTGCACTTACGCCGGCGAGGCTGCTGAGACCAAGCCAGGAGAGAAACCTCAGAACTAGAAGAGCAACAACAAGGCCGGGCATCGCATGTGCAAtcggtgtgtttttttttttttcggtccaaATGTGCAACCGGTGTTTGCACTAGCTAAAGACGCAGAAAATGCCTCGTATTATGGTGTGTTGCGATACGAGGGGACTGCCTAGCGCGTAATGAATAAAGTTTGTGATGCGTGTACGGAGTGTCTTCAATCAAATGTGCAAGTGTTTGTGTTTGATCTTGGGTTGGCAACGTTCATTTTTTCCGAGCATATTAATTCGATGGCCATATTTTCTACAATAACCTAAAAGAATCTGCTAGTCTAAAAGTCTGATAGTACCGTCAGATATTTCTGATCATATGATCTTTCAATCA is a genomic window containing:
- the LOC115747649 gene encoding cold and drought-regulated protein CORA-like; the encoded protein is MSSRVFILLGVLVACVLLISSEVSARELAGTTSKEEHGELSTETNDVNDAKYGGYGGGYPGGGGGGYHGGGGGGGYHGGGGGGGYHGGGGGGGHCRYGCCGGRGGYYGGGCRCCTYAGEAAETKPGEKPQN